Part of the Acidimicrobiales bacterium genome is shown below.
CCTGACCGCGCCGGTGCACCGCGTGCCCGGGGACGCCACCGTCGACGACATCGTGGCCGTCATCGCCCACGCGGCCGGCGTCGCCGCCACATCGCCGTTCGCCGCGACCCTGGCCCGCGCCTACGGGGTGCCCCGTCTCGACGTGGGCGCGGCCGGCGCGCCCGCCGACGTCGCCCGCGGCCTGGAGTCGGTCGACGGCGTGACGGACGTGCGGGCCGTCCAGGCCGAGCTGGACACCCAGTTCGACCGCGTCGCCGCCGTCGTCGGGGCCAGCGCCGCCGCCCGCCCGAGGCCGAGCGACACCAGCCGGGCGCTCACGACCGCCGAGTACGTCGGGGCGCTGGCCCAGGCCCACCAGCGGATGCGCGAGCGGCTGGCGGCCGAACGGCTGGCCGTCGCCGACCACGTCGGGCGACACGACGGCGAGATGGCCGCCTTGCGGGCACGGTCGGTGCGCCTGCGCAACGAGCGCAACGAGCTCGAGATCCGGCTCATCCAGGAAGCGGCCCGCCACGGCGAGTGCGCCGCCGAGCTGGCGCGCGCCCGCGCCGAGCTGGAGGCGCTGCGGAACGTCCGGGTGCTGCGTGTCCTGCGGCCGGCGCGCGCCGTCTACGCCCGGCTGCGAGGCAGCCGCTTGTGAGCACGGGCGCGGCGGGCGACGGGCGCGACGCCTCCGTCGTCGTCGTCGTCGGCCCCGGCGATCGCGACCCGGCGACCACGGTGGACGCCGCCCTCCGGTCGCCCGGCGTGGCGGAGGTGATCGTCGTGGCGAACGGCCGCGCCGCCGCCGGGCTCGACCGTCCCGGGGCCCGGCTGGTCCGCCTGGCCGAGCCCGTTCCCTTCGGGACCGCCGCCGACCGTGGCGCGTCCTTCGCCACCGGGCGCGCCCTGTGCTTCGTCGCCGCCGGCGCCGGGCTGCCGACGGGATGGCTCGCTCCCCTCCTGGAGGCCGTCGCCGCGGACGGCGTGGGATGCGCCGTCCCGCGGGTGGCGCCGTCGGCGGACGCAGCCGCCCGGCCGGCGCCCGCCGAGCAGGCGCTGCCGCGCCGGACGCAGGCGGGCTCGGCGGCGTGCCTGTGCGTGCGGCGGTCCGGGTTCACCGCCGCCGGCGGGTTCGAACCCGCCGTCCGGGGACTGCTCGCCGCCGGCGCCGAGCTCTGCGGCCGCCTCGCCGACGCCGGGCTCTCCTGCCGGTACGAGCCGGCGTCGTGCGTCGTGGACGACACCGCCACCTCCGGGAGCGAGGCGGGGCCCGACGAAGCGACACCGGGGGACGCGGTGCTCGTCGTGACCCGGGCCGTTCCCTCCGCCGACGGAGCGTACGCCGAGCGACGGGCCGCCCAGCTCGTGTGCGACCTGTCGGTGCTGGTACCGGACGGCGGCGTCACCGTCGTCGCCCTCGACGGCCGCCGGGCGGGGCAGGACGCCCCGGCACTGCTGCGCCGGGGCGTCGAGGTGGTCACCGCTCCCGAGGACTGGGACGCCTGGCTGGCCCGCCGGGCCCTGCGGTACTCGCACGTCGTCGTCACCGACCTCGCCGGGCACCGGCGCCTCGAGGCGAGCCTGCGGAGCACGCAGCCCCAGGCCCAGCGCATCCTCGCCCTCCCGTCCCTCGACTTCGAGGACGTGGCCTCGGCGGGCCCGCCGGCGATCGCCGGAGCCGAGGCCGCGGAGGCCGCGGAGACGGCCGAGGAACGCGACGTCGTCGCCGAAGCCCTCCGGGGCCAGCTGGCGCGCATGGCCCGGGAGGCCGACGCCGCCTGGTGCGCCACGTCGCGGGACCGCCGGTGGCTCGTGGGCACCGCTCCCCACCTGCGCAGCGCCGTGGTGCGCAGCGCGGCCGCGGGCGCAGCAGGGCACCTCCGGTTCGAGGAGCGCGCGGGCTATGTCGTGCTGGCCTCGCCCGGCGCCGACGTGGTCGCCGGTCATGAGGACGCGGCCCGGTTCGCTGCCACGCACATCCTCCCCGAGCTGGTCGCCCGCCACCCGGCCGCCGTGCTGCGCATCGTCACCGACGAGCCGTCGCCCGCCCTCCAGTTGCTGGCGGGGCCGAACGTCGAGCTGGTGCCCGCCTCCCCGGACCCGGCCCGGTGGTTCCGCCGGTCGCGTGTCTGCCTCGCCTACTACCCGCGGGGCGCCGGGAGCCGCGAGGCCGTCGCCCTCGCGCTCGACACCGCCACGCCGCTGGTGACGTCGTCCGCCGCGCGCCGAGACCAGGACCTCGGCGGCGTGACCGGGATCGTCGTCGGCGACGACCCTCCCTCCTTGGCGCTCGCCGCCGAGGAGATGCACCGCCTCGCTCCCCGGTGGCGGGACGCGCACGAGGCGCTGGCCCGGCTGGCCGCCGGGCCCCGCTCGCCGGCGGACGCCCGGCTGCGGCTGCTCCGGGCGGCCGCCGACGCCGGGATCGCGCCTCGGGCCGGCACCCCGCTGGCCGAGCCGGTGGGGGCCGCCGGGAGGGCGGACGAGCGACCGCTCCGGCCTCGCCGCGTCCCGATCGCCGGGTCCGCCTGGAGCGGCGCACCGCCGGCCGAGGACGGCAGCGTGCCGGAGCTGCCGGCGCCCGGCCACCAGAGCGACTGGACGGCCGTCCCCGTCGACGACCAGTACCGGCGATGGTGCGCGCGCTACGGCCCGACGTCGAAGCGGCTCGGCCGGCTGGCCGAGCGCCTCGACGGCCTGGTCCGAAGGCCGACGATCAGCGTCGTCATGCCGGTGTTCGAGACCGACCCGTCGTGGCTCGACGACGCCATCGCGTCCGTGCGGTCCCAGGTG
Proteins encoded:
- a CDS encoding glycosyltransferase codes for the protein MSTGAAGDGRDASVVVVVGPGDRDPATTVDAALRSPGVAEVIVVANGRAAAGLDRPGARLVRLAEPVPFGTAADRGASFATGRALCFVAAGAGLPTGWLAPLLEAVAADGVGCAVPRVAPSADAAARPAPAEQALPRRTQAGSAACLCVRRSGFTAAGGFEPAVRGLLAAGAELCGRLADAGLSCRYEPASCVVDDTATSGSEAGPDEATPGDAVLVVTRAVPSADGAYAERRAAQLVCDLSVLVPDGGVTVVALDGRRAGQDAPALLRRGVEVVTAPEDWDAWLARRALRYSHVVVTDLAGHRRLEASLRSTQPQAQRILALPSLDFEDVASAGPPAIAGAEAAEAAETAEERDVVAEALRGQLARMAREADAAWCATSRDRRWLVGTAPHLRSAVVRSAAAGAAGHLRFEERAGYVVLASPGADVVAGHEDAARFAATHILPELVARHPAAVLRIVTDEPSPALQLLAGPNVELVPASPDPARWFRRSRVCLAYYPRGAGSREAVALALDTATPLVTSSAARRDQDLGGVTGIVVGDDPPSLALAAEEMHRLAPRWRDAHEALARLAAGPRSPADARLRLLRAAADAGIAPRAGTPLAEPVGAAGRADERPLRPRRVPIAGSAWSGAPPAEDGSVPELPAPGHQSDWTAVPVDDQYRRWCARYGPTSKRLGRLAERLDGLVRRPTISVVMPVFETDPSWLDDAIASVRSQVYEHWELCIGDDGTTRAATLAVLERHAAEDPRVRVTRLPGRQGIAAASNAALSLATGEFVGLLDHDDELKPHALGEIALALDDRPTLDLIYTDEDKREPDGRLVDPFFKPDWSPDHLMSRNYVCHFLVLRRRLLEKLGGFRAGYDGSQDYDLVLRAVEATTEIAHLAEPLYTWRKVSGSTAAVADAKPWALDAARRALADAVERRGTPGEVVDGLLPTTYRVRYALRGRPKVSIIIPTRDRVDHLRGCVESVLERSTYTNFELLAVDNQSADPETLGYLAAFPGRVLRYPFPFNYSRLMNLAASHAAGDLLVFLNNDTKVRTPDWLESLAEHAQRPEVGIVAPRLLYPNGHPQHEGTIVGYKGGHAGNVDHRGFWGMGDIVRNCSAVTGACLMMRPSVFWELGGLDERLRVAFNDVDLCLRARQAGYDVVYTPYAELFHVEGGTRGIHAHVDDDDEFEAHWVTHKCLDPFYNPNFERLYPFRIRG